A DNA window from Allokutzneria albata contains the following coding sequences:
- a CDS encoding CPBP family intramembrane glutamic endopeptidase — protein MTRQPSVGMDDRHRPTGTMEPYPPHGIAKRLLADRHSLPLSIALHLVPGALIVAVYLLVAEPFVLAIGYPVFLGWAISLCLVLGPLMAGLYWLGRKRNGRFSLRGVLHYTDKPLSRGKLVAMAIPMFLWMMALSIALTPLDSFIFDQFFTWLPFADAGGGVTTYLEGNGRSVMLATLTICLPLTGISLPLIEEFYFRGFLMPRLAHLGKGAPVLSTVLFSLYHFWAPWTFVSKLIFFFLGPWFVWKKKDFRLSIGMHVGSTSISMVSGIIALALNVM, from the coding sequence GTGACCCGGCAACCATCCGTCGGCATGGATGACAGGCATAGGCCCACGGGCACAATGGAGCCCTATCCACCTCACGGAATAGCAAAGCGGCTGCTGGCCGACCGGCACTCGCTGCCTCTGTCCATCGCTCTGCACCTGGTCCCCGGTGCTCTGATCGTTGCGGTCTATCTGCTGGTTGCCGAACCGTTCGTATTGGCCATCGGTTACCCGGTGTTCCTGGGCTGGGCGATTTCCCTGTGCCTGGTTCTCGGACCGCTGATGGCGGGCTTGTACTGGCTGGGGCGCAAGCGCAACGGCCGGTTCTCATTGCGCGGCGTGCTGCACTACACCGACAAGCCGTTGTCCAGGGGAAAGCTCGTCGCCATGGCCATCCCCATGTTCTTGTGGATGATGGCGCTGTCGATCGCGCTCACACCCCTGGACAGCTTCATCTTCGACCAATTCTTCACCTGGCTCCCGTTCGCCGATGCGGGCGGCGGCGTCACCACGTACCTCGAAGGAAACGGCCGCTCGGTCATGCTCGCCACGCTGACGATATGTCTGCCGCTGACCGGAATCTCACTGCCGCTCATCGAGGAGTTCTACTTCCGCGGGTTCCTCATGCCCCGCCTCGCCCACCTGGGCAAAGGGGCGCCGGTGCTCAGTACCGTCTTGTTCTCGCTGTACCACTTCTGGGCACCGTGGACGTTCGTTTCGAAGTTGATCTTCTTCTTCCTGGGGCCCTGGTTCGTGTGGAAGAAGAAGGACTTCCGGCTTTCGATCGGGATGCACGTCGGGTCGACCTCGATCTCGATGGTCAGCGGCATCATCGCGCTAGCGTTGAACGTCATGTGA
- a CDS encoding TetR/AcrR family transcriptional regulator, translating to MSDARQRLLDAAVEHLAAHGLTDLSLRQLATALGTSHRMVIYHFGSKEGLLVEVIRAVEQRQRDAFADLCSAASPAEVIREFWRRLSDPELWPHERLFFEIYGQALQGRPGTTALLDGVVENWLEPGTLAARHWGLDPTTARAEARLGLAVVRGLLLDLLATGDREGTTAALERFAASYERE from the coding sequence ATGAGCGACGCGCGGCAACGACTGCTCGACGCGGCGGTGGAGCACCTGGCCGCGCACGGGCTGACCGACCTCAGTCTGCGCCAGCTGGCCACCGCCCTGGGCACGAGCCACCGCATGGTGATCTACCACTTCGGCTCCAAGGAGGGGCTGCTCGTGGAGGTCATCCGCGCGGTGGAGCAGCGCCAGCGCGACGCGTTCGCGGACCTCTGCTCGGCGGCTTCGCCCGCGGAGGTGATCCGCGAGTTCTGGCGACGCCTGTCCGATCCGGAACTGTGGCCGCACGAGCGCCTGTTCTTCGAGATCTACGGCCAGGCGCTGCAGGGCCGACCCGGCACCACCGCCCTGCTCGACGGCGTGGTGGAGAACTGGCTGGAGCCGGGCACGCTGGCGGCACGGCACTGGGGGCTCGACCCCACGACGGCCCGTGCAGAAGCCCGCCTCGGCCTCGCCGTGGTGCGCGGCCTGCTGCTCGACCTGCTGGCGACCGGCGACCGCGAGGGCACCACGGCGGCACTGGAGCGGTTCGCCGCGAGCTACGAACGCGAATAA
- a CDS encoding phosphoribosyltransferase family protein produces MTISARELLLERFRWIGGHADMWPLFRDGDAFKVVVRALIDPFRDAGVTAVCGIESRGFLLGGAVAMELGVGFVAVRKAAGMFPGEKLIGETEPDYCGLRHTLRIQRAALSPDDRVLLVDDWIETGSQALAVRELVAAAGAKLVGCAVLVDQMQSDSKAALGEFHALVTADELPDASMG; encoded by the coding sequence ATGACGATCTCGGCGCGTGAGCTTCTGCTGGAGCGGTTCCGGTGGATCGGTGGTCACGCGGACATGTGGCCGCTGTTCCGGGACGGCGACGCGTTCAAGGTGGTCGTTCGAGCGCTGATCGACCCGTTCCGCGATGCGGGCGTGACGGCGGTGTGCGGGATCGAGTCCCGAGGGTTCCTGCTCGGCGGAGCCGTGGCGATGGAACTCGGCGTGGGTTTTGTCGCGGTGCGCAAGGCTGCCGGGATGTTTCCCGGGGAGAAGCTGATCGGGGAAACGGAGCCGGACTACTGCGGGCTGAGGCACACCTTGCGGATTCAGCGGGCAGCGCTGAGCCCGGACGATCGCGTCCTGCTCGTCGACGACTGGATCGAGACGGGAAGCCAAGCCCTGGCGGTTCGAGAGCTGGTCGCGGCAGCCGGAGCGAAGCTGGTCGGATGTGCGGTGCTCGTCGACCAGATGCAGTCGGACTCCAAGGCGGCGCTGGGCGAGTTCCACGCGCTCGTGACGGCCGACGAGCTCCCCGACGCGTCAATGGGATAG
- a CDS encoding TetR/AcrR family transcriptional regulator, whose protein sequence is MTSKNSSRGRPRGGSTDKRAAMLGGALTVFARDGYTRASIDTIAEAAGVSTRTIYNHFRGKAELFEAVIQDSSARTAQRQIEVIDRHLRKVTDLETDLIEFGLEWAGPKAGVGEHFALVRQINAEAAHIPRAAIEAWQENGPLRVRRELAGHLRRLSDQGLLRIANADRAAVHLLVLVGAWNPSFPGAEPSAEEITEMVTTGVHAFLHGYG, encoded by the coding sequence GTGACCAGCAAGAACAGCTCCAGGGGACGGCCACGCGGCGGGAGTACCGACAAGCGCGCCGCGATGCTCGGCGGGGCGCTCACGGTCTTCGCGCGCGACGGCTACACGCGGGCGAGCATCGACACCATCGCCGAGGCGGCCGGGGTGTCGACGCGCACGATCTACAACCACTTCCGCGGCAAGGCCGAGCTGTTCGAGGCCGTCATCCAGGACAGCTCGGCCCGCACCGCGCAGCGGCAGATCGAGGTGATCGACCGGCACCTGCGCAAGGTCACCGACCTGGAGACGGACCTGATCGAGTTCGGCCTGGAGTGGGCCGGGCCGAAAGCGGGCGTCGGCGAGCACTTCGCGCTGGTCCGGCAGATCAACGCGGAGGCGGCGCACATCCCCCGGGCCGCGATCGAGGCGTGGCAGGAGAACGGTCCGCTGCGGGTCCGCCGCGAACTGGCCGGGCACCTGCGACGGCTCAGCGACCAGGGACTGCTCCGGATCGCCAACGCCGATCGCGCGGCCGTCCACCTGCTCGTGCTGGTCGGCGCGTGGAACCCGTCCTTCCCGGGCGCGGAGCCGTCCGCCGAGGAGATCACCGAGATGGTGACCACCGGAGTGCACGCGTTCCTCCACGGCTACGGGTGA
- a CDS encoding serine hydrolase, translated as MAKAQKYAESRPGVTGIVVRDRLTGAVWRNPAAGTHAWACSTPKLAMVVDLLLRNDSGAVKLTAEDRELMRRMLNSSDDDAAHTLWKRYGGEAEFAKRFPSYGMTDMKFTDKHPHHWGWILTTPNDLDRLINYVLAKLPAKHRDYIVKEMRAVDANQQWGVWGAGEKAQPGNKNGWADDNDDGSWIMNSVGFVGPRERYTVAIMSNTMVVKDGYEVGKATTTKISEILFNGYFG; from the coding sequence ATCGCCAAGGCGCAGAAGTACGCCGAGAGCCGTCCCGGCGTCACCGGCATCGTCGTGCGGGACCGGCTGACCGGTGCCGTCTGGCGCAACCCCGCCGCGGGCACGCACGCGTGGGCGTGTTCCACCCCGAAGCTGGCGATGGTCGTGGACCTGTTGCTGCGCAACGACTCCGGCGCGGTCAAGCTGACCGCCGAGGACCGCGAGCTGATGCGCAGGATGCTCAACTCCAGTGATGACGACGCCGCGCACACGCTGTGGAAGCGCTACGGCGGCGAAGCCGAGTTCGCCAAGCGCTTCCCGTCCTACGGCATGACCGACATGAAGTTCACCGACAAGCACCCGCACCACTGGGGCTGGATCCTCACCACCCCGAACGACCTGGACCGCCTGATCAACTACGTGCTGGCGAAGCTGCCCGCCAAGCACCGCGACTACATCGTCAAGGAGATGCGCGCGGTCGACGCCAACCAGCAGTGGGGCGTGTGGGGCGCGGGCGAGAAGGCGCAGCCGGGCAACAAGAACGGCTGGGCCGACGACAACGACGACGGCTCGTGGATCATGAACTCCGTCGGCTTCGTCGGGCCGCGCGAGCGCTACACCGTCGCGATCATGAGCAACACCATGGTGGTCAAGGACGGCTACGAGGTCGGCAAGGCGACCACGACGAAGATCAGCGAGATCCTCTTCAACGGCTACTTCGGCTGA
- a CDS encoding MerR family transcriptional regulator, with protein MKIGELARRTGVSERSLRYYEQQGLLAAGRTPGGQRDYPEHAVDRVIRIQELFAAGLHSKKIAQLLPCMRDADGGPSEIATGRLVTDLVTERQRIDQMITSLINSRDVLDEVIDAASEAKRRPRR; from the coding sequence ATGAAGATCGGTGAACTCGCCCGGCGCACCGGGGTCAGTGAACGATCGCTGCGCTACTACGAGCAGCAGGGCCTGCTCGCGGCCGGCCGCACGCCGGGCGGGCAGCGCGACTACCCGGAGCACGCGGTCGACCGGGTCATCCGCATCCAGGAACTGTTCGCCGCGGGCCTGCACAGCAAGAAGATCGCGCAGCTGCTGCCGTGCATGCGGGACGCCGACGGCGGTCCCTCCGAGATCGCCACCGGCAGGCTGGTCACCGACCTGGTCACCGAGCGGCAGCGGATCGACCAGATGATCACCAGCCTGATCAACTCCCGGGACGTGCTCGACGAAGTGATCGACGCGGCGTCGGAGGCGAAGCGCCGGCCGCGCCGGTGA
- a CDS encoding nucleoside hydrolase, which translates to MTDQYDPFGINRTQRDMQAVSDRLGLDYQVQGWLPRSLRETPLIVDTDAGGDPDDAIALIVAAAEPTLALVVTSDELGGERARFVRHLLDLLGRPEVAVVAGSDLGNTRLNCIEGLAPAEVAHQPTDVLAAVTEVCSSTVDQVRWVGIGPASNLAMLLTERPELAERLAVTQVGGALRYRAPERADHNFRVDPGAAAVLLEKARIPRLQLSEVTFTPEVEIEKDSPLHRLLSDPAGPPWAQLVAAHLDQWYERFHHGTMQHDALALTEALEIAFVDYYREHVVIDERGRTTVASDGGIEVLLSGDARLDDYMRWLTAQVEAAVAGHAEPAEPR; encoded by the coding sequence GTGACCGATCAGTACGACCCGTTCGGCATCAATCGGACGCAGCGTGACATGCAGGCGGTGTCGGACAGGCTGGGCCTGGACTATCAGGTCCAGGGCTGGTTGCCGCGGTCGCTGCGGGAGACTCCCTTGATCGTCGACACCGACGCCGGTGGCGACCCCGACGATGCCATCGCGCTCATCGTCGCCGCCGCCGAGCCGACGCTGGCGCTGGTCGTCACCTCCGACGAGTTGGGCGGCGAGCGCGCCCGCTTCGTGCGCCATCTGCTCGACCTCCTCGGCCGGCCCGAGGTTGCGGTGGTGGCTGGTTCCGATCTGGGCAACACCCGCCTCAACTGCATCGAAGGCCTGGCGCCGGCTGAGGTGGCGCACCAGCCGACGGACGTGCTCGCGGCCGTCACCGAGGTCTGTTCGTCCACAGTGGACCAGGTGCGATGGGTGGGTATCGGCCCGGCGTCGAACCTGGCGATGCTGCTGACCGAACGTCCCGAACTGGCCGAGCGGCTGGCGGTGACCCAGGTCGGTGGCGCGCTGCGCTACCGCGCCCCCGAACGCGCCGACCACAACTTCCGCGTGGATCCCGGTGCGGCGGCCGTTCTGCTGGAGAAGGCGCGGATCCCCCGGCTTCAGCTCTCCGAGGTCACTTTCACCCCGGAGGTGGAGATCGAGAAGGACTCGCCCCTGCACCGGCTGCTGAGCGACCCGGCCGGGCCGCCGTGGGCCCAGCTCGTCGCCGCGCACTTGGACCAGTGGTACGAGCGTTTCCACCACGGGACCATGCAGCACGACGCGCTGGCCCTCACCGAGGCGTTGGAGATCGCCTTCGTCGACTACTACCGCGAGCACGTCGTGATCGACGAACGCGGTCGGACGACCGTGGCCAGTGACGGCGGGATCGAAGTGTTGCTGTCCGGCGACGCGAGGCTGGACGACTACATGCGCTGGCTCACCGCCCAGGTCGAGGCCGCTGTGGCGGGGCATGCCGAACCGGCAGAACCGCGATGA
- a CDS encoding SRPBCC family protein, with protein sequence MVHIIEVERFAATEPAVVYALLRDGAGWPTWSPLGSFELERQGEAEREGVGAIRVFRTWPVRSRERIVELVPDRRLAYVLESGLPIQDYRAQVDLEPRDGGTVIRWRSTFSARVPLLGRLVHTMLDRFILRLVAGLAAAAEARSTPRSMGGQGR encoded by the coding sequence ATGGTACATATCATCGAGGTCGAACGGTTCGCGGCGACCGAACCAGCCGTCGTCTACGCGCTGCTCCGGGATGGTGCGGGCTGGCCGACCTGGTCACCACTGGGCTCGTTCGAGCTGGAGCGGCAGGGCGAGGCGGAGCGGGAGGGGGTGGGTGCGATCCGCGTGTTCCGCACCTGGCCGGTGCGCAGCCGGGAGCGGATCGTGGAGCTGGTGCCCGACCGGCGGCTGGCCTACGTGCTGGAGTCCGGGTTGCCGATCCAGGACTACCGCGCCCAGGTCGACCTGGAACCGCGCGACGGGGGCACGGTGATCCGCTGGCGCTCCACCTTCAGCGCCCGGGTGCCCCTGTTGGGCCGTTTGGTCCATACCATGCTGGATCGGTTCATCCTCCGTCTGGTCGCCGGTCTCGCGGCCGCCGCCGAGGCGCGGAGCACGCCCCGTAGTATGGGTGGCCAAGGCCGCTGA
- a CDS encoding NADPH-dependent FMN reductase, with protein MTRIAVLIGSTRPGRRGVVVADWVARAAAAHPAVAAGEVAVDVVDLADHALPLLDEPVPALAADYRHEHTRGWAEVIGSYDGFVFVTPEYNHSFPAALKNAVDFLFAEWNDKAAGFVSYGAHGGIRAVEQLRTVLAEVKVATVRTQVFFSMAGDLELFTDPDAWTASTYQTENLGTMLDELIAWTVALKPVRTKAVA; from the coding sequence ATGACCCGCATCGCAGTCCTCATCGGCAGCACCCGCCCGGGCCGTCGCGGCGTGGTCGTCGCCGACTGGGTGGCCAGGGCCGCCGCCGCGCACCCCGCGGTGGCCGCGGGCGAGGTGGCGGTCGACGTGGTCGACCTCGCCGACCACGCGCTGCCACTGCTGGACGAGCCCGTGCCCGCGCTCGCCGCCGACTACCGCCACGAGCACACCCGGGGCTGGGCCGAGGTGATCGGCTCGTACGACGGCTTCGTTTTCGTGACTCCCGAGTACAACCACTCCTTTCCCGCCGCGCTGAAGAACGCGGTCGACTTCCTGTTCGCCGAGTGGAACGACAAGGCAGCCGGTTTCGTGAGCTATGGCGCACACGGCGGCATCCGCGCCGTCGAACAGCTGCGCACGGTGCTCGCCGAGGTGAAGGTGGCCACCGTGCGCACTCAGGTGTTCTTCTCGATGGCCGGAGACCTCGAGCTGTTCACAGATCCGGACGCGTGGACGGCCAGCACCTACCAGACGGAGAACCTGGGCACCATGCTCGACGAGCTCATCGCCTGGACGGTCGCGTTGAAACCGGTGCGCACCAAGGCCGTCGCCTGA
- a CDS encoding polysaccharide deacetylase family protein, producing MELFDYSPITERPPITWPGGARVAVYVGLNIEHFMVDRPSTSIWPGTADLVPDALNYGWRDYGARVGIWRTMRSLDRHGIRASVLLNSAVAEHHPQIIKAGLDRNWAWLAHGKTNSILQAGMTLDEERAFLTDVVDTITAATGRRPRGWMGPGLTETFNTPALLAELGLNYVLDWTNDDQPYPLNVPGVISVPYSVELNDLLLFGKGFTGPDFVQIVRDQYEQLRADSEHSGRVMALALHPFVIGQPFRHKYLDQALEFLAAQPDIWLTTSDEIADHYRGEDVGRVGLEPTT from the coding sequence ATGGAGCTCTTCGACTACAGCCCGATCACCGAACGCCCTCCGATCACCTGGCCCGGCGGTGCCCGGGTCGCCGTCTACGTCGGTCTCAACATCGAGCACTTCATGGTCGACCGCCCGTCGACCAGCATCTGGCCCGGCACAGCGGACCTGGTCCCCGACGCCCTCAACTACGGCTGGCGCGACTACGGGGCGCGCGTCGGCATCTGGCGCACGATGCGCAGCCTGGACCGCCACGGCATCCGTGCGAGCGTGCTGCTCAACTCCGCCGTAGCCGAACACCACCCGCAGATCATCAAGGCCGGGCTCGACCGGAACTGGGCGTGGCTGGCGCACGGGAAGACCAACTCGATCCTGCAGGCCGGGATGACCCTCGACGAGGAACGCGCCTTCCTCACCGACGTCGTCGACACCATCACCGCCGCCACGGGCCGGCGGCCGCGCGGCTGGATGGGCCCCGGCCTGACGGAGACCTTCAACACCCCGGCGCTGCTGGCCGAACTCGGCCTGAACTACGTGCTTGACTGGACGAACGACGACCAGCCCTACCCGCTGAACGTGCCCGGCGTGATCAGCGTGCCGTACTCGGTCGAACTCAACGACCTGCTGCTGTTCGGCAAGGGCTTCACCGGGCCGGATTTCGTCCAGATCGTCCGGGACCAGTACGAGCAGCTGCGCGCCGACTCCGAGCACAGCGGCCGCGTCATGGCGCTGGCCCTGCACCCCTTCGTGATCGGTCAGCCGTTCCGGCACAAGTACCTCGACCAGGCGCTGGAGTTCCTCGCCGCTCAGCCCGACATCTGGCTGACCACCAGCGACGAGATCGCCGACCACTACCGCGGGGAAGATGTGGGGCGGGTGGGGCTCGAACCCACGACCTGA
- a CDS encoding glycoside hydrolase family 6 protein: MGNPYEMRDGFYVLPDTQAHHWCTTEFHAGRTTGERWVVWDKIAAVPQARWVGPAPIGPQIDATLDAAGETNTLPIFVAYAIPFRDAGGASSGGFRDVRSYQAWAKTFAQTVGVAPAVVILEPDTLIHMSGLNAEQRRNRLACLTFAVQAFKQHAPNSYVYLDGGDGRYNSPEALAPWLLQAGVADARGFAVNVSNYNTTSACEAFAGKLRDLLGLPDVGFVVDTSRNGNGPPPDSYIRANPNTWWGNPPGRKLGDRPEHVGGANGFDAKLWVKLPGESDGPYGVAPHSVSSQFLPRIAHGLYYGT, from the coding sequence ATGGGGAATCCCTACGAGATGCGGGACGGCTTCTACGTCCTCCCGGACACGCAGGCGCACCATTGGTGCACAACGGAATTCCACGCGGGCCGCACGACGGGTGAGCGGTGGGTGGTCTGGGACAAGATCGCGGCAGTTCCTCAGGCGAGGTGGGTCGGTCCCGCGCCGATCGGGCCGCAGATCGACGCAACCCTCGATGCCGCAGGGGAAACGAACACGTTGCCGATCTTCGTCGCCTATGCGATCCCGTTCCGCGACGCGGGCGGCGCGTCCTCCGGCGGCTTTCGGGACGTGCGGTCGTACCAGGCGTGGGCGAAGACCTTCGCGCAGACGGTCGGAGTGGCTCCGGCGGTGGTGATCCTCGAGCCGGACACGCTGATCCACATGTCCGGTCTGAACGCGGAGCAACGCAGGAACCGCCTGGCGTGCTTGACATTCGCGGTGCAGGCCTTCAAACAGCACGCTCCCAACAGCTACGTGTACCTCGACGGCGGAGACGGCCGCTACAACTCCCCGGAAGCGCTGGCGCCGTGGCTGCTGCAGGCCGGTGTCGCGGACGCGCGAGGCTTCGCGGTCAACGTCTCGAACTACAACACCACCAGCGCGTGCGAAGCGTTCGCGGGGAAGCTGCGCGACCTCCTCGGCCTGCCGGACGTCGGCTTCGTCGTCGACACCTCCCGCAACGGCAACGGCCCGCCGCCGGACTCCTACATCCGCGCCAACCCGAACACGTGGTGGGGCAACCCGCCGGGCCGGAAACTGGGTGATCGTCCGGAGCACGTCGGCGGCGCGAACGGGTTCGACGCGAAGTTGTGGGTGAAGCTCCCCGGGGAGTCCGACGGCCCGTACGGAGTAGCGCCGCACAGCGTCTCGTCCCAGTTCCTGCCCCGCATCGCCCACGGCTTGTACTACGGCACGTAG
- a CDS encoding enoyl-CoA hydratase/isomerase family protein: MSEHLQLTVDGAVATLTIDRPAKRNAMSHAMWSALPGLMDRVERDEAVRVLVIQGGDHFSAGADISEFGTLRSGAEGARAYSEVVHAGERAIATLSKPVIAAITGFCVGGGCEIALACDIRLAAEDSRFGITPAKLGIIYHFMSTKRLVEAVGPAWAKQILLSAELIDAATALRIGLVNEVHPAADLAARAKELAAVLASRAQVSVRGGKAVINRITDGLHVEDEDLHALFEASYTSPEYAEGVQAFLDKRPPRF; this comes from the coding sequence GTGAGCGAGCACCTCCAGCTGACCGTCGACGGCGCGGTGGCGACCCTGACCATCGACCGGCCGGCCAAGCGCAACGCGATGAGCCACGCCATGTGGTCGGCGTTGCCCGGCCTGATGGACCGGGTCGAGCGCGACGAGGCGGTCCGGGTCCTGGTGATCCAGGGCGGGGACCACTTCTCCGCGGGCGCGGACATCAGCGAGTTCGGCACGCTGCGCAGCGGCGCGGAGGGTGCCCGTGCCTACAGCGAGGTCGTGCACGCGGGCGAGCGCGCCATCGCCACGCTGAGCAAGCCGGTGATCGCCGCGATCACCGGGTTCTGCGTCGGTGGCGGCTGCGAGATCGCGCTGGCGTGCGACATCCGCCTCGCCGCCGAGGACTCGCGGTTCGGCATCACGCCGGCCAAGCTCGGCATCATCTACCACTTCATGTCGACCAAACGGCTGGTCGAGGCGGTCGGCCCGGCGTGGGCGAAGCAGATCCTGCTCTCCGCCGAGCTGATCGACGCGGCCACCGCGCTGCGCATCGGGCTGGTCAACGAGGTGCACCCGGCCGCCGACCTCGCCGCGCGGGCCAAGGAGCTGGCGGCGGTGCTGGCCTCCCGCGCCCAGGTCAGCGTGCGCGGCGGCAAGGCGGTGATCAACCGGATCACCGACGGCCTGCACGTGGAGGACGAGGACCTGCACGCGCTGTTCGAGGCGAGCTACACCAGCCCCGAGTACGCCGAGGGCGTCCAGGCGTTCCTCGACAAGCGTCCGCCGAGGTTCTAG
- a CDS encoding glycoside hydrolase family 5 protein: MALTRLVVAGLLLATMAVPVRAWAVSDPTTWTAPLSTEGRYVVDAKGERFKLKSGNWHGASGTWTGSGDAEDPANHHAGEKSDRIPLGLDRAPMAEMIESFRGIGLNSIRLPFSNEMVHDTRPVSDAAVRANPGLRGKTPLQVYDAVVAALTSAGFAVILNNHTNTTRWCCGVDGNERWNTSQATRKWEEDWLLMVKRYRNNARVVGADLYNEVRRNILDDPNWGWGNDHDWHAAAQRVADRILTEANPDVLIVVEGINWYGIPADGFPHGRPTLEPARTLSHTLLRSRKLVYSAHFYGYTGPNHSGATGVGETSDPRYRDFSREELPAVLDRQAFFVAQQGGQHFTAPVWISEFGSGGREETDPKSRAWFENFVDHLVRNDTDFAYWPLVGWHQNRRGNGWAMLHWDAAGNRMSVDDGDDWRSPAWRRLVGAQEKTGPVPRSDAWNMLAPDHGDAVRSPRLLAEPDWDPGARKAACPDGQRLIGLAQTGGRGLCTESGMDASPLAHQAIRDERHVVTDWASGYTKFQCPPGHVVTGYALRGADMSSALCKSVSRQLGTSGRTVWFDRGDNRPAGARGGDFAHGRFKGQCAETEYIGGIAWTGRVVGRARTPDAVYCVGINPPQ, translated from the coding sequence ATGGCGCTGACCAGGCTCGTGGTTGCGGGGTTGTTGCTGGCGACGATGGCGGTTCCGGTTCGGGCGTGGGCGGTGTCCGATCCGACGACGTGGACCGCGCCGTTGAGCACCGAAGGGCGCTACGTCGTCGACGCGAAGGGCGAGCGCTTCAAGCTGAAGTCCGGGAACTGGCACGGGGCCAGCGGCACCTGGACCGGCTCCGGTGACGCCGAGGACCCGGCCAACCACCACGCGGGCGAGAAGAGCGACCGGATCCCGCTCGGCCTGGACCGCGCGCCGATGGCGGAGATGATCGAGAGCTTTCGCGGGATCGGGCTGAACAGCATCCGCCTGCCGTTCTCCAACGAGATGGTGCACGACACCCGCCCCGTCTCCGACGCGGCCGTGCGCGCGAACCCCGGGCTGCGCGGGAAGACACCGCTCCAGGTCTACGACGCGGTGGTCGCGGCGCTGACGTCGGCCGGGTTCGCGGTGATCTTGAACAACCACACCAACACCACACGATGGTGTTGCGGCGTCGACGGGAACGAGCGGTGGAACACCAGCCAGGCCACCCGGAAGTGGGAGGAAGACTGGCTGCTGATGGTCAAGCGCTACCGGAACAACGCCCGCGTTGTCGGTGCCGATCTGTACAACGAGGTCCGGCGGAACATCCTTGACGACCCGAACTGGGGGTGGGGCAACGACCATGACTGGCACGCGGCGGCGCAACGGGTAGCGGACCGCATCCTCACCGAGGCCAACCCGGACGTCCTGATCGTCGTCGAGGGCATCAACTGGTACGGGATCCCGGCCGACGGGTTCCCGCACGGGCGGCCCACGCTCGAACCGGCGCGGACGCTCTCGCACACGTTGCTGCGGTCACGGAAACTGGTGTACTCGGCGCACTTCTACGGCTACACCGGGCCGAACCACAGCGGTGCCACGGGAGTCGGCGAGACCAGCGACCCCCGCTACCGCGACTTCAGCCGCGAGGAACTGCCCGCCGTCCTGGACCGGCAGGCGTTCTTCGTGGCACAGCAGGGCGGTCAGCACTTCACGGCGCCGGTGTGGATCAGCGAGTTCGGCTCCGGCGGGCGCGAGGAGACCGATCCGAAGTCGCGGGCGTGGTTCGAGAACTTCGTGGACCACCTGGTGCGCAACGACACCGATTTCGCGTACTGGCCTCTGGTGGGCTGGCACCAGAACCGGCGCGGAAACGGCTGGGCGATGCTGCACTGGGACGCGGCGGGCAACCGGATGAGCGTGGACGACGGGGACGACTGGCGTTCCCCGGCATGGCGCCGACTCGTTGGCGCACAAGAGAAAACCGGGCCGGTGCCGCGGTCCGACGCGTGGAACATGCTCGCGCCGGACCACGGTGACGCGGTGCGATCTCCTCGGCTGCTCGCCGAACCGGACTGGGACCCCGGCGCGCGGAAGGCCGCGTGCCCGGACGGCCAGCGCCTGATCGGCCTCGCGCAGACCGGCGGCCGTGGTCTGTGCACCGAGTCCGGGATGGACGCGAGTCCGCTCGCGCACCAGGCGATCCGCGATGAGCGCCATGTCGTCACCGACTGGGCGTCCGGCTACACGAAGTTCCAGTGCCCTCCTGGACACGTCGTGACCGGGTACGCGCTGCGCGGTGCCGACATGTCCTCAGCGCTCTGCAAGAGCGTGTCGCGGCAACTCGGAACGAGTGGCAGGACGGTGTGGTTCGACCGCGGCGACAACCGTCCTGCCGGGGCTCGCGGTGGCGACTTCGCGCACGGTCGCTTCAAGGGCCAGTGCGCGGAGACGGAGTACATCGGCGGCATCGCCTGGACCGGGCGGGTCGTCGGCAGAGCGAGGACGCCGGACGCCGTGTACTGCGTGGGGATCAACCCTCCACAGTAG